From the genome of Gemmatimonas phototrophica, one region includes:
- a CDS encoding carbohydrate binding family 9 domain-containing protein: MPTLPSRTSRLSLAGLAIALTASGAAAQPAPPAGGMRLDAAVADSFARAARARPRPTVNVIKMADGATPVIDGRLDEALWQQGTPVSEFVQRELNEGVPASERTDVRFASDGKYLYIGARMYDRQPSLIIPGEKIRDVTLANSDYVAFIFDTYHDHQNGFVFATTPAGIEYDGQVIREGEGGGTNVPGQNRMQAGAMGGFNVNWDASWAVATTVDSLGWSAEFRIPYSTLRYQSANGEQTWGLNVARMIRRKNEELYWSFIPRQFNLYRLSLAGNLAELTLPVRRIQTVTPYVLTSNQARWNSGLKSSTSPSEFGGEIKYGVTPALTLDLTVNTDFAQVEVDDQRVNLTRFPIFFPEKRPFFLENAGVFSAGTPQAVDLFFTRRIGISETGTPQPILGGGRLSGRVGNTTIGLLQMVTDAPEAGTSGQSYSVARAIREVGARSRLGLMAVQRLSTEDAGNVNRTFAIDGRWGLGQKWTTDVWAAKTSTPGRAGDDMAYSARAAFATNVFNANARVAQIGEDFNPEVGFMSRPAGYRAFDAMAMYLWRKPEWAWFRQWNPHVSYRGFYDIEDGFRQTGYWHIDVTEIEFANSSRFGPEWNISQEGLTQPFEISPGVVLPAGQYQWGTLGFDYTTDPSENITATGRFDFGNFWTGTRNGGSGTLTVRRGATFSGSLTVDHNDVRLPEGNFKRTLQAVRLNYFFTPRIFVQTLTQYNNQQSIWSANVRFGWLNTAGTGLFVVLNDGRDATGFFNWVRPQQRSIFVKFTRQFGTTG; this comes from the coding sequence ATGCCGACGCTCCCCTCCCGCACCTCCCGGTTGTCTCTGGCCGGTCTTGCCATTGCGCTCACCGCCTCCGGTGCCGCCGCGCAACCTGCACCGCCGGCTGGCGGCATGCGCCTTGACGCCGCGGTAGCCGATTCCTTTGCCCGCGCTGCGCGTGCCCGCCCGCGTCCCACGGTCAATGTGATCAAGATGGCCGACGGAGCGACCCCGGTGATTGACGGCCGGCTCGATGAGGCACTGTGGCAACAGGGTACCCCGGTCTCCGAATTCGTGCAGCGCGAACTGAACGAAGGGGTGCCCGCGTCTGAGCGCACCGATGTACGCTTCGCCAGCGATGGCAAGTATCTGTACATCGGCGCCCGCATGTATGATCGGCAGCCGTCGCTCATCATCCCCGGAGAAAAGATCCGCGACGTGACGCTCGCGAACAGCGATTACGTCGCGTTCATCTTCGACACCTACCACGATCATCAGAACGGCTTCGTCTTTGCGACCACGCCGGCGGGCATTGAGTACGATGGGCAGGTGATCCGGGAAGGCGAAGGGGGGGGGACCAACGTGCCTGGGCAGAACCGTATGCAGGCCGGCGCCATGGGCGGCTTCAACGTGAACTGGGACGCCAGCTGGGCGGTGGCGACAACGGTGGACTCTCTGGGGTGGAGTGCGGAGTTCCGCATTCCGTACTCCACGTTGCGTTACCAGTCGGCGAATGGCGAGCAGACGTGGGGGCTGAATGTGGCACGTATGATTCGTCGCAAGAACGAAGAGCTGTATTGGTCGTTCATTCCCCGCCAGTTCAACCTCTATCGTCTGTCGCTGGCCGGTAATCTGGCGGAGCTCACGCTCCCCGTGCGGCGTATTCAGACGGTGACCCCCTACGTGCTGACGTCAAATCAGGCGCGCTGGAACAGTGGTCTCAAGTCGTCCACCTCTCCCTCAGAGTTTGGTGGAGAGATCAAGTACGGGGTTACCCCGGCGCTGACGCTCGATCTCACCGTGAACACCGACTTCGCGCAGGTCGAAGTGGATGATCAACGGGTGAACCTCACGCGCTTCCCGATCTTCTTCCCGGAAAAACGGCCGTTCTTCCTCGAAAACGCCGGCGTGTTCTCCGCCGGCACGCCACAGGCGGTGGATCTCTTTTTCACGCGACGCATTGGGATATCCGAGACTGGAACGCCGCAACCGATTCTCGGTGGTGGGCGACTGTCGGGACGTGTGGGAAATACGACCATTGGTTTGTTGCAGATGGTGACCGACGCACCGGAAGCTGGAACCTCCGGCCAATCCTATTCCGTCGCGCGTGCCATACGGGAAGTTGGCGCGCGCTCGCGTCTGGGGCTCATGGCCGTGCAGCGTCTTTCCACGGAAGACGCGGGCAATGTGAATCGCACGTTTGCCATTGATGGTCGCTGGGGACTGGGGCAGAAGTGGACCACCGATGTGTGGGCCGCGAAGACCTCCACGCCGGGGCGTGCCGGAGACGACATGGCATACAGTGCGCGGGCGGCATTCGCCACGAACGTCTTCAACGCAAACGCGCGGGTCGCGCAGATCGGGGAAGATTTCAATCCGGAAGTGGGCTTCATGAGTCGTCCCGCTGGATACCGGGCCTTCGACGCCATGGCGATGTATCTCTGGCGCAAGCCGGAGTGGGCATGGTTTCGGCAATGGAATCCGCACGTCAGCTATCGCGGCTTCTACGATATCGAAGATGGCTTTCGCCAAACGGGATACTGGCATATCGACGTGACGGAAATCGAGTTCGCCAACAGCTCACGCTTCGGTCCCGAATGGAACATCTCGCAGGAAGGACTCACGCAGCCGTTTGAGATCTCGCCAGGAGTGGTATTGCCAGCGGGCCAGTACCAGTGGGGCACGTTGGGCTTCGATTACACCACCGACCCCAGCGAAAACATCACGGCCACTGGTCGCTTCGACTTCGGCAACTTCTGGACGGGCACACGCAACGGGGGGAGCGGCACCCTCACGGTCCGTCGCGGCGCCACTTTCTCCGGCTCACTCACGGTGGACCACAACGATGTCCGCCTGCCGGAAGGGAACTTCAAGCGGACGCTGCAGGCCGTGCGACTCAACTACTTCTTCACGCCGCGCATCTTCGTACAAACGCTGACGCAGTACAACAATCAGCAAAGCATCTGGTCCGCGAACGTACGCTTCGGCTGGCTCAATACGGCCGGCACCGGCCTCTTCGTCGTGCTCAACGATGGCCGTGATGCGACCGGATTCTTCAATTGGGTTCGCCCGCAGCAGCGCAGTATCTTTGTGAAGTTCACGCGGCAGTTCGGTACCACCGGTTGA
- a CDS encoding alpha-hydroxy acid oxidase has protein sequence MSSDPSSRRQFLAFLAASPLAAAAGIDGEWLARLGYSTAASDAVLGAADTMASRAMGTHGVLQPPLISKAADALDVFDFEGVAKQNIPVAHWGYLMTGTDDDGTIAANRAGFDRYTLKPRRLIDVSKVDASVSFYGTRYPSPIVINPLGSQKAFHKEGEVAVAKAARARDHLMVLSTVATTSIEDTIAARGGPVWFQLYHQSDWSVTKQMVKRVERAGAPAIAFTVDLLGGSNRETMIREARKDTRDCIKCHMGGAPLPGVSGRVDDRDNRRKPNLVGYEKLPPQLEKGTPTWEFVDRLKQSTGMKVLLKGIVTAEDAALAVEHGVDGLFVSNHGGRAENSRRATIVSLPEVVMGTGGKIPVICDGGFRRGTDVFKAIALGATAAGIGRPYIWGLGAFGQEGVEAVLAILRKEFELTMKQSGTTSLSQINVRHIGMA, from the coding sequence ATGTCTTCTGACCCCTCTTCCCGTCGCCAGTTTCTGGCGTTCTTGGCCGCCAGCCCACTCGCGGCGGCGGCTGGCATTGATGGCGAATGGCTGGCCCGTCTGGGCTACTCCACGGCGGCCAGCGACGCGGTGCTGGGGGCCGCCGATACAATGGCGTCACGCGCGATGGGCACGCACGGCGTGCTGCAGCCGCCGTTGATCAGCAAAGCGGCGGATGCGCTGGATGTGTTCGACTTTGAAGGCGTGGCCAAACAGAACATTCCGGTGGCGCACTGGGGCTATCTCATGACGGGCACCGATGACGACGGCACCATTGCCGCCAATCGGGCCGGCTTTGATCGCTATACGCTCAAACCGCGCCGACTGATCGACGTAAGCAAGGTGGACGCCAGTGTCTCGTTCTACGGAACCCGATATCCATCCCCCATTGTGATCAATCCCCTGGGGAGTCAGAAGGCGTTTCACAAGGAAGGGGAGGTCGCCGTTGCCAAGGCGGCGCGGGCCAGAGACCACCTGATGGTACTCTCTACCGTGGCGACCACGTCCATTGAGGACACCATTGCGGCCCGTGGTGGCCCGGTGTGGTTCCAGCTGTACCATCAGAGCGACTGGTCGGTGACGAAGCAGATGGTGAAGCGCGTGGAGCGTGCGGGTGCGCCCGCCATTGCCTTCACGGTGGACCTGCTGGGCGGCAGCAACCGCGAAACCATGATTCGCGAGGCGCGCAAGGACACCCGTGATTGCATCAAGTGCCATATGGGTGGCGCGCCGCTGCCGGGGGTAAGCGGACGGGTGGACGACCGCGACAACCGCCGCAAACCCAATCTGGTGGGCTACGAGAAACTCCCGCCGCAGCTCGAGAAGGGGACTCCCACGTGGGAGTTTGTGGATCGCCTCAAGCAGAGCACCGGCATGAAGGTGCTGCTCAAGGGCATCGTGACCGCCGAAGATGCCGCTCTTGCCGTTGAACATGGCGTCGACGGACTCTTCGTCTCCAATCATGGCGGACGCGCCGAAAACTCCCGACGCGCCACCATTGTCTCCTTGCCCGAAGTGGTGATGGGTACCGGCGGCAAGATCCCCGTGATCTGCGACGGTGGGTTCCGCCGAGGCACCGACGTGTTCAAGGCCATTGCTCTCGGCGCCACCGCCGCCGGTATTGGCCGGCCCTACATCTGGGGGCTCGGCGCCTTTGGACAGGAAGGGGTGGAAGCGGTGCTCGCCATTCTGCGCAAGGAGTTTGAACTCACCATGAAGCAGAGTGGCACCACGTCGCTGTCACAGATCAACGTGCGGCACATCGGGATGGCGTAA
- a CDS encoding TetR/AcrR family transcriptional regulator has protein sequence MSNKPRSAVQQPGDDDARVERSLRALRVAIAELLTERAFSDITVQQIIDRAGVARATFYAHFRNKDDVLYSSYERMFQGMEAHLDRAPSRPPRLAPMAELLTHLGESGTVFASLKASDRLEPIWSLGTDFLADMIERRMNRFGGMPVMDPRLAARMLAGACIEMTKWWLEHPGQLTAQEMDANFHTMARRVCSAPGVVRS, from the coding sequence ATGTCGAACAAACCGCGGTCTGCTGTTCAACAACCCGGAGATGACGACGCTCGCGTCGAGCGGAGCCTCCGCGCGCTGCGCGTGGCGATTGCGGAGCTGTTGACGGAGCGCGCATTCAGCGACATCACGGTACAACAGATCATTGATCGGGCCGGTGTGGCCCGCGCGACGTTCTATGCACATTTCCGCAACAAGGACGATGTGCTGTACAGCAGCTACGAGCGCATGTTTCAGGGGATGGAAGCCCACCTCGATCGCGCGCCGTCGCGGCCGCCGCGGCTGGCACCCATGGCGGAGTTGCTCACCCACCTTGGTGAGTCCGGCACCGTGTTTGCGTCACTCAAGGCATCCGATCGGCTGGAGCCTATCTGGAGTCTGGGTACCGATTTCCTGGCCGACATGATTGAACGACGCATGAACCGGTTTGGGGGAATGCCGGTGATGGACCCGCGACTGGCGGCGCGCATGCTGGCTGGCGCCTGCATCGAGATGACGAAGTGGTGGCTTGAGCATCCGGGACAACTCACGGCGCAGGAAATGGACGCCAACTTTCACACCATGGCCCGTCGCGTGTGTTCGGCGCCTGGCGTCGTGCGGTCATGA